A single genomic interval of Streptomyces sp. 1222.5 harbors:
- a CDS encoding siderophore-interacting protein, with protein MGQGRGWEGAVLKLLRAKDFVLTVTEAEDVTADYRRLRLSDGGLLAATGVHPTMWVRLWFSADGRPHQRAYTLVDPDPAAGTFALEFALHEGVASDWARAARPGDTIEATVQGTGFQRPDPAPSHLVAIGDPASLPAVNSLLGVLGSAPATLWFEGGLDGLPSHADPGRHEIREVPRRDAGAHLVERVRAELPAVLTATPDPYVWIACDTTTTRTLASYVRRELGVPKQRLHALGYWRAD; from the coding sequence ATGGGGCAGGGGCGGGGCTGGGAGGGCGCGGTACTCAAACTGCTGCGTGCCAAGGACTTCGTGCTCACGGTCACGGAGGCGGAGGACGTCACCGCGGACTACCGGCGGCTGCGGCTGAGCGACGGCGGGCTGCTCGCCGCGACCGGGGTGCACCCGACGATGTGGGTACGGCTGTGGTTCTCCGCCGACGGCCGACCGCACCAGCGGGCCTACACCCTGGTCGACCCGGACCCGGCGGCCGGCACCTTCGCCCTGGAGTTCGCCCTGCACGAAGGCGTCGCCTCCGACTGGGCACGGGCGGCACGGCCCGGCGACACCATCGAGGCCACCGTGCAGGGCACCGGCTTCCAGCGGCCCGACCCCGCGCCCTCGCACCTCGTCGCGATCGGCGACCCGGCCTCTCTGCCCGCCGTCAACTCCCTGCTCGGCGTGCTGGGTTCCGCACCGGCGACGCTCTGGTTCGAGGGCGGCCTGGACGGTCTCCCCTCCCACGCCGACCCGGGCCGCCACGAGATACGCGAGGTCCCGCGCCGGGACGCGGGCGCCCACCTGGTCGAACGGGTCCGTGCCGAACTGCCCGCCGTACTCACGGCGACCCCCGACCCGTACGTCTGGATCGCCTGCGACACCACGACGACCCGCACGCTGGCGTCGTACGTCCGCAGAGAACTGGGCGTCCCGAAGCAGCGGCTGCACGCCCTGGGCTACTGGCGCGCGGACTGA
- a CDS encoding penicillin acylase family protein, translating into MTTETYRDAWGIPHLRASSARELARAQGRVTARDRAWQLEVERHRAQGTSASFLGAGALSWDVLARRARLDDTARRCFAVLEHRDPETADWVRAYADGVNAGLAAGARRDPAFARTGLTPGHWRPWTPLGVWLATHILFAGFPAKLWREQAIRHLGPGSVGLFATDGPGIAGSNGWLVSGERTATGHALIAGDPHRFIEDPGVYQQIRLACPEFDVVGLAVPGVPGIAHFGHTGTVAWAITNAMADYQDLYRERLRRTGAGVEALGPDGTWHRAARHTETVEIAGESPVEIEVIETDRGPVIAGGPEGLDAGVAAYGGTGTGTAAGTTVPDGAQAQALALRYPPRVTGDLGFGALLPLLRARTVTDVDRALDAWAEPVNVVQAADTAGGTLHRVAGRVPDRAVANRVHPVPAWRPGHEWHGTHETPYAGLTDGVAVMANQRGPATPLGVEFAPPHRADRIHALLDARRTWTADGMAEIHTDTLLGSAGALLDHLAALDGLTPGAARLRDRLLAWDRRMDAGSTDAAAFAAVRGAVVRHLAADPVFAPLAEPPAYPEVLLPWLALVPRVGFALEHLLRAERLYGVDRPAVVRTALEEVAAEPPAGAWSDTHRLAPWRALPYEPGEPEGPYGPGEPYAEPGLGGDHDCVLCASAVPGLTDRAARGPAARYVWDLSDRARSRWVVPFGADGVPGAAHHHDQLPLWLRGELAPVVTDWTLLERTEETDD; encoded by the coding sequence GTGACCACCGAGACCTACCGCGACGCCTGGGGCATTCCCCATCTGCGTGCGTCCAGCGCCCGTGAACTCGCCCGCGCCCAGGGCCGGGTGACCGCCCGTGACCGGGCCTGGCAGCTGGAGGTCGAACGCCACCGGGCCCAGGGCACGTCGGCCTCCTTCCTCGGCGCGGGCGCCCTCTCCTGGGACGTCCTCGCCCGCCGGGCCCGCCTCGACGACACCGCCCGCCGCTGCTTCGCCGTGCTGGAACACCGGGACCCCGAGACGGCCGACTGGGTCCGCGCGTACGCCGACGGCGTCAACGCGGGCCTGGCCGCCGGCGCCCGCCGCGACCCCGCGTTCGCCCGCACCGGCCTCACCCCCGGCCACTGGCGGCCCTGGACCCCGCTCGGTGTCTGGCTCGCCACGCACATCCTGTTCGCCGGTTTCCCCGCCAAGCTCTGGCGCGAGCAGGCGATCCGCCACCTCGGCCCCGGGTCCGTCGGCCTGTTCGCCACCGACGGCCCCGGCATCGCGGGCAGCAACGGCTGGCTGGTCTCCGGCGAGCGCACCGCCACGGGCCACGCCCTCATCGCCGGCGACCCCCACCGCTTCATCGAGGACCCGGGCGTCTACCAGCAGATCCGCCTCGCCTGCCCCGAGTTCGACGTCGTCGGCCTCGCCGTGCCCGGCGTCCCCGGCATCGCCCACTTCGGCCACACCGGCACCGTCGCCTGGGCCATCACCAACGCCATGGCCGACTACCAGGACCTGTACCGCGAGCGTCTGCGCCGTACCGGCGCCGGAGTCGAGGCGCTCGGACCGGACGGGACCTGGCACCGGGCCGCGCGGCACACGGAGACCGTGGAGATCGCGGGCGAGTCCCCGGTCGAGATCGAGGTGATCGAGACGGACCGGGGCCCGGTGATCGCGGGCGGCCCGGAGGGCCTGGACGCCGGTGTCGCCGCGTACGGCGGCACCGGCACCGGCACCGCGGCCGGCACGACGGTCCCCGACGGGGCCCAGGCCCAGGCGCTCGCCCTCCGCTACCCGCCCCGCGTCACCGGGGACCTCGGCTTCGGCGCCCTGCTCCCCCTGCTGCGCGCCCGCACGGTCACCGACGTCGACCGCGCCCTGGACGCCTGGGCCGAGCCCGTCAACGTCGTCCAGGCCGCCGACACCGCCGGGGGCACCCTGCACCGCGTCGCCGGCCGCGTCCCCGACCGCGCGGTGGCCAACCGCGTCCACCCCGTCCCCGCCTGGCGGCCCGGTCACGAATGGCACGGCACGCACGAGACGCCGTACGCCGGACTGACCGACGGTGTCGCGGTGATGGCCAACCAGCGCGGACCCGCCACCCCCCTCGGCGTGGAGTTCGCCCCGCCGCACCGCGCCGACCGCATCCACGCCCTCCTCGACGCGCGCCGCACGTGGACCGCCGACGGCATGGCGGAGATCCACACCGACACCCTTCTCGGCTCCGCCGGCGCCCTCCTGGACCACCTCGCCGCCCTCGACGGCCTCACCCCGGGAGCGGCCCGCCTGCGCGACCGCCTGCTCGCCTGGGACCGCCGGATGGACGCCGGCAGCACCGACGCGGCGGCCTTCGCGGCCGTGCGCGGCGCGGTCGTACGCCACCTCGCCGCGGACCCGGTGTTCGCCCCGCTCGCCGAGCCCCCGGCCTACCCGGAGGTCCTGCTCCCGTGGCTGGCCCTCGTCCCGCGCGTCGGCTTCGCCCTCGAACACCTGCTGCGCGCGGAGAGGTTGTACGGCGTCGACCGCCCCGCCGTCGTACGCACGGCGCTGGAGGAAGTGGCCGCCGAGCCGCCCGCCGGCGCCTGGTCCGACACCCACCGCCTGGCCCCCTGGCGCGCACTGCCGTACGAGCCGGGCGAGCCGGAGGGGCCGTACGGGCCGGGGGAGCCGTACGCCGAACCCGGACTGGGCGGCGACCACGACTGCGTGCTGTGCGCCTCGGCCGTCCCCGGCCTCACCGACCGCGCGGCCCGCGGCCCGGCCGCCCGCTACGTCTGGGACCTGTCCGACCGCGCGAGGAGCCGCTGGGTGGTCCCCTTCGGCGCCGACGGCGTCCCCGGCGCCGCACACCACCACGACCAACTCCCCCTGTGGCTCCGGGGCGAACTCGCCCCCGTCGTCACCGACTGGACCCTTCTGGAGCGCACCGAGGAAACCGATGACTGA
- a CDS encoding GNAT family N-acetyltransferase, translated as MTDLHEQHIDGYGTVGVRPLDPQADADVIHAWVSEERAVFWGMNGLTRTQVAEIYAHMAGLDTHHAHLVTKDGAPAALLQTYEPAADRVGECYDVRPGDLGVHLLLAPAGADGAHPGWTAALLTAIASYVLLTLDRRRIVVDPDVRNTKAIARFERQGFAPGPVVVLPEVDLPDVYLPEKHAQLAFLEREAAFPA; from the coding sequence ATGACTGACCTCCACGAACAGCACATCGACGGCTACGGAACCGTCGGCGTCCGCCCCCTCGACCCGCAGGCGGACGCGGACGTGATCCACGCCTGGGTGAGCGAGGAACGCGCCGTCTTCTGGGGCATGAACGGCCTCACCAGGACCCAGGTCGCCGAGATCTACGCCCACATGGCCGGCCTCGACACCCACCACGCCCACCTGGTCACCAAGGACGGCGCACCGGCCGCCCTGCTCCAGACCTACGAGCCGGCCGCCGACCGGGTGGGAGAGTGCTACGACGTACGCCCCGGCGACCTCGGCGTGCACCTCCTGCTCGCCCCCGCCGGCGCCGACGGCGCGCACCCAGGCTGGACCGCGGCCCTGCTGACCGCGATCGCGTCGTACGTCCTGCTGACCCTGGACCGGCGGCGGATCGTGGTCGACCCCGACGTCCGCAACACCAAGGCGATCGCCCGCTTCGAACGCCAGGGCTTCGCCCCCGGACCGGTGGTCGTCCTCCCCGAGGTGGACCTCCCCGACGTGTACCTGCCGGAGAAGCACGCCCAACTCGCCTTCCTGGAAAGGGAGGCGGCCTTCCCGGCCTGA